In Rattus rattus isolate New Zealand chromosome 3, Rrattus_CSIRO_v1, whole genome shotgun sequence, one genomic interval encodes:
- the Sypl2 gene encoding synaptophysin-like protein 2: MSSTESPGRTSDKSPRQQVDRLLLGLRWQRLEEPLGFIKVLQWLFAIFAFGSCGSYSGETGALVRCNNDPKDVSSIIVLFGYPFRLYQVQYEMPLCDEESTSKTMNLMGDFSAPAEFFVTLGIFSFFYTMAALVIYLRFHKLYTENKRFPLVDFCVTVSFTFFWLVAAAAWGKGLTDVKGATRPSSLTAAMSVCHGEEAVCSAGATPSMGLANISVLFGFINFFLWAGNCWFVFKETPWHGQGQDQGQGPSQESAAEQGAVEKQ, encoded by the exons ATGTCTTCGACGGAGAGCCCCGGCCGCACCTCGGACAAGTCTCCGCGCCAGCAG GTGGACCGCCTGCTCCTGGGGCTGCGCTGGCAGCGCCTGGAGGAGCCGCTGGGCTTCATCAAAGTTCTCCAGTGG CTCTTTGCTATTTTCGCCTTCGGGTCCTGCGGCTCTTACAGCGGGGAGACGGGAGCCTTGGTTCGCTGCAACAACGACCCCAAGGACGTGAGCTCCATCATTGTTTTGTTCGGCTATCCCTTCAG GTTGTACCAGGTCCAGTATGAGATGCCTCTCTGTGATGAGGAATCCACATCCAAAACCATGAACCTCATGGGAGACTTCTCTGCCCCCGCCGAGTTCTTTGTGACCCTTGgcatcttttccttcttctatacAATGGCTGCCCTGGTCATCTACCTGCGCTTCCACAAACTCTACACGGAGAACAAACGCTTCCCATTGGTG GATTTCTGTGTGACCGTCTCTTTCACCTTCTTTTGGCTGGTTGCTGCCGCTGCCTGGGGCAAGGGCTTGACTGATGTCAAAGGGGCCACACGGCCATCCAGCCTGACTGCAGCCATGTCTGTGTGCCACGGAGAGGAGGCGGTGTGCAGTGCCGGGGCCACGCCCTCTATGGGGCTGGCTAACATCTCTGTG CTCTTTGGCTTTATCAACTTCTTCCTGTGGGCTGGAAACTGTTGGTTTGTGTTCAAAGAGACCCCATGGCACGGACAAGGCCAGGACCAGGGCCAGGGCCCCAGCCAGGAGAGTGCAGCAGAACAGGGAGCGGTGGAGAAGCAGTAA